A genomic region of Denticeps clupeoides chromosome 17, fDenClu1.1, whole genome shotgun sequence contains the following coding sequences:
- the LOC114766939 gene encoding relaxin-3 receptor 1-like: MGDSWNSSSKGGSNQSVPDPERFSRLEDIDVPADGSPTLRIVISVVYSVVCAVGLVGNAMVFFLMKVRRGRKRSTINFYILNLAVTDFQFVLTLPFWAAENALDFSWPFGNAMCKIILSVTVMNVYASVFFLTAMSVARYWSVASALKDRSRVRACSVRWVCALLWASATAASVPTAVFATETRVFNDKLCLLKFPDQYLLALYHLHRILIAFVLPMCVVSVCYVMLLRLIRLRSMNNNHPKRRSRVTRSVAIVVLSFFICWLPNHAITFWSVLVKFNLAQWDEAYYAAHTYMFPVSACLAHTNSCLNPLLYCLMRSEIRKTIKSLCWRMSSPAGAPGGCQVRPFSGTRHADPDDTQAAIPLHTVDTENCGVSAATLLAAEQTREVSACVK; this comes from the coding sequence ATGGGGGACTCCTGGAACTCCAGCAGCAAGGGGGGGTCCAACCAGTCCGTCCCGGACCCCGAGCGTTTCAGCAGGCTGGAGGACATCGACGTGCCCGCCGACGGCAGCCCGACGCTGAGGATCGTCATCTCCGTCGTCTACTCCGTGGTGTGCGCCGTGGGCCTGGTGGGCAACGCGATGGTCTTCTTTCTCATGAAGGTGAGGCGGGGTCGGAAGAGGTCCACCATCAACTTCTACATCCTGAACCTGGCCGTGACCGACTTCCAGTTCGTGCTGACGCTGCCGTTCTGGGCGGCCGAGAACGCGCTGGACTTCAGCTGGCCGTTCGGCAACGCCATGTGCAAGATCATCCTGTCGGTGACGGTGATGAACGTGTACGCCAGCGTCTTCTTCCTCACCGCCATGAGCGTGGCCCGGTACTGGTCCGTCGCCTCGGCGCTGAAGGACCGCAGCCGGGTGCGCGCCTGCTCCGTCAGGTGGGTGTGCGCGCTCCTGTGGGCGTCGGCCACCGCGGCGTCGGTGCCCACGGCGGTCTTCGCCACGGAGACGCGCGTGTTCAACGACAAGCTGTGCCTCCTGAAGTTCCCCGACCAGTACCTGCTGGCGCTGTACCACCTGCACAGGATCCTGATCGCCTTCGTCCTCCCCATGTGCGTCGTGAGCGTGTGTTACGTCATGCTGCTGCGCCTCATACGCCTGAGGAGCATGAACAACAACCACCCGAAGCGGCGGTCCCGGGTCACCAGGTCCGTGGCCATCGTGGTGCTCTCCTTCTTCATCTGCTGGCTGCCGAACCACGCCATCACCTTCTGGAGCGTCCTGGTCAAGTTCAACCTGGCGCAGTGGGACGAGGCGTACTACGCGGCGCACACGTACATGTTCCCCGTGTCGGCGTGCCTGGCGCACACCAACAGCTGCCTGAACCCCTTGCTGTACTGCCTGATGCGCAGCGAGATCCGCAAGACGATTAAAAGCCTGTGCTGGCGGATGTCGTCGCCCGCCGGAGCGCCCGGGGGCTGCCAGGTCCGCCCGTTCTCCGGGACGCGCCACGCCGACCCGGACGACACGCAGGCGGCGATCCCGCTGCACACGGTGGACACGGAGAACTGCGGCGTGTCGGCGGCGACTTTATTAGCGGCGGAACAAACACGCGAAGTGTCCGCATGCGTAAAATAG
- the LOC114766940 gene encoding calmodulin-like protein 4, with protein MAKFLSQDQINEFKECFSLYDKKQRGKIEANDLITVMRCLGASPTYKEVERHLHIQKIDRNGELDFSTFLIIMHKQIQQEDPRTEILEAMRMTDKQKKGYILASDLRAKLTGLGEKLTDREVDELFRDAGVGPDGYIHYENFARKFTHPTTNW; from the exons ATG GCAAAGTTCCTCTCACAGGATCAAATAAATG AATTCAAGGAATGCTTTTCACTCTATGACAAGAAGCAGAGAGGTAAAATTGAAGCCAATGATCTGATCACCGTGATGCGCTGCCTGGGTGCAAGCCCCACCTATAAAGAGGTCGAGAGGCACCTGCACATCCAAAAAATAG ATAGGAATGGGGagctggacttctccaccttcCTCATTATAATGCATAAGCAGATTCAGCAGGAGGATCCGAGAACTGAAATACTGGAGGCAATGCGAATGACTGACAAACAAAAGAAAGGCTACATCCTGGCATCTGACCTCAGGGCCAAACTCACAGGGCTGGGAGAGAAACTGACAGATCGAGAAG TTGACGAACTCTTTAGAGAtgctggtgtgggtccagatgGATATATCCACTATGAGAACTTTGCAAGAAAGTTTACACACCCAACAACAAACTGGTGA
- the fem1b gene encoding protein fem-1 homolog B, with protein MESLAGYVYKAASEGRVLTLAALLLNHSESEVRYLLGYVTHLAGQRSTPLIIAARNGHDKVVRLLLDHYRVDTEQTGTVRFDGYVIDGATALWCAAGAGHFEVVRLLVSHKANVNHTTVTNSTPLRAACFDGRLDIVRYLVEHRADISIANKYDNTCLMIAAYRGHTVVVHFLLEKGANANARAHCGATALHFAAEAGHLDIVKELVQHQAAMVVNGHGMTPLKVAAESCKADVVELLLSHVDCDPTSRIEALELLGASFANDRENYDILKTYHYLYLAMLERYRDNSAVIAKDRLPPIEAYGGRTECRTPQELEAIRQDRDALHMEGLMVRERILGSDNFDVSHPIIYRGAVYADNMEFDQCIKLWLHALRLRQKGNRNTHKDLLRFAQVFSQMVHLKEPVHAHAVEQVLSCSVQEIHRSMARMQNATESDLHTAMDNYESNLFTFLYLVCISTKTQCHEDERARINKQIYNLIQLDPRSRDGSSLLHLAISSSTPVDDFHTNDVCSFPNAQVTKLLLDCGAQVNAVDSEGNSPLHIIVQYNRPISDFLTLHAIIINLVEAGAHTDMTNKQKKTPLDKSTTGVSEILLKTQMKMSLKCLAARVVRQHQISYHNQIPKTLEEFVEFH; from the exons ATGGAGTCCCTGGCCGGGTACGTTTACAAGGCAGCCAGCGAGGGCAGGGTCCTGACACTGGCCGCCCTGCTGCTGAACCACTCCGAGTCGGAAGTCCGCTACCTGCTCGGCTACGTCACCCACCTCGCCGGTCAGCGCTCCACGCCGCTCATCATCGCGGCCCGCAATGGGCACGACAAGGTGGTCCGGCTGCTCCTGGACCACTACCGCGTGGACACCGAGCAGACCGGCACGGTCAGATTCGACGG GTATGTCATTGACGGAGCCACCGCCCTGTGGTGTGCCGCTGGAGCTGGACACTTTGAGGTGGTCCGTCTTCTGGTGTCGCACAAAGCCAACGTAAACCACACGACGGTCACCAACTCCACCCCCCTCAGAGCGGCCTGCTTCGACGGACGTCTGGACATTGTGCGCTACCTTGTGGAGCATCGCGCGGACATCAGCATTGCCAATAAATACGACAACACCTGCCTGATGATCGCTGCCTACAGGGGCCACACGGTTGTGGTGCACTTCCTGTTGGAGAAGGGAGCCAATGCTAATGCCAGGGCCCACTGTGGCGCCACAGCCCTGCACTTTGCTGCGGAGGCTGGACACCTGGACATCGTGAAGGAACTTGTGCAACACCAGGCTGCCATGGTGGTGAACGGCCATGGCATGACCCCCCTCAAGGTAGCAGCCGAGAGCTGCAAGGCCGACGTGGTGGAGCTGCTCCTCTCCCACGTGGACTGCGACCCCACGAGCCGCATAGAAGCGCTCGAACTGCTGGGAGCTTCGTTTGCCAACGACCGCGAGAACTACGACATCCTCAAAACCTACCACTACCTGTACCTGGCCATGCTGGAGCGCTACCGCGACAATAGCGCGGTCATAGCGAAAGACCGGCTTCCGCCCATCGAGGCTTATGGCGGCCGAACGGAGTGCCGGACCCCTCAGGAGCTGGAGGCCATCAGGCAGGACCGGGACGCCCTGCACATGGAAGGCTTGATGGTGCGGGAGCGAATCCTGGGCTCCGATAACTTTGACGTGTCCCATCCCATCATCTACCGCGGAGCCGTCTACGCGGACAACATGGAGTTCGACCAGTGCATCAAGCTGTGGCTGCACGCGCTGCGGCTGCGGCAGAAGGGCAACCGCAACACGCACAAGGACCTGCTGCGCTTCGCCCAGGTCTTCTCCCAGATGGTTCACCTGAAGGAGCCGGTGCACGCCCACGCCGTGGAGCAGGTGCTGAGCTGCAGCGTGCAGGAGATCCACCGGAGCATGGCCCGCATGCAGAACGCCACGGAGTCCGACCTCCACACCGCCATGGACAATTACGAGTCCAACCTCTTCACCTTCCTCTACTTGGTGTGCATCTCCACTAAGACGCAGTGCCACGAGGACGAGCGGGCGCGCATCAACAAGCAGATCTACAACCTGATCCAGCTGGACCCGCGCTCGCGGGACGGTTCCTCGCTGCTCCACCTGGCCATCAGCTCCAGCACGCCCGTGGACGACTTCCACACCAACGACGTGTGCAGCTTCCCCAACGCGCAGGTCACCAAGCTGCTGCTGGACTGCGGGGCCCAGGTCAACGCCGTGGACAGCGAGGGCAACAGCCCCCTGCACATCATCGTGCAGTACAACCGGCCAATCAGTGACTTCCTGACCCTGCACGCCATCATCATCAACCTGGTGGAGGCCGGAGCGCACACCGACATGACCAACAAGCAGAAGAAGACGCCGCTGGACAAAAGCACCACGGGCGTGTCGGAGATCCTGCTGAAGACCCAGATGAAGATGAGCCTGAAGTGCCTGGCAGCACGCGTTGTTCGCCAGCACCAGATCTCCTACCACAACCAGATCCCCAAAACCCTGGAAGAGTTTGTAGAATTccattaa